CATCGCAGTTCTCACTCCATTGTCGACGCCGATTCTGGCGGTCATGATCGGAGCGGTCTCGTTGACCCTCGCCCCCGAACGATTTCGGCGACTGCGTGGGCGAACCGTACTCACGATTCTCGTCGTGCAGATGGGAATGCCGCTGCTCGCATTTGTCATCGCCCGGACGCTCGGGCTCTCCCTTGCATTCACCGCAGGGTTCGTCGTCCTCGGTGCGGTGACGCCCGAACTCGTCACGCCCACGATGACCGAACTCAGTGGTGGGGACACTGCTCTTGCGACCGTTGTCCTGGTCCTGGTTGGCCTCGGTACACTCGTGTTCGTCCCGGGAGTCGTCACCGTCGTCTTAGGCACCTCGGTCGCGGTTGAGCCGCTGGTAATCGTCGAGCAGTTGTTGCTCGCTGTGGTCCTCCCGATGAGCCTCGCAGTCGGGGCTCGGTACCGGTGGCCCGACCCCATCGGACAGTACGACGACCTCTACCCGTCGGTATCGGGTCTCATGGTGATCCTCATCATCGGCATCGTCGCTGCGGCCAACGCGTCGCTCGTTCGAGAAAGTGGGAGTGTCCTCCTCCTCGTCTTGCTCGGTGCAGTCGTCCTCAACGGGACCGGCTACGTCGCGGGGTGGCTCGCCAGTTGGACGTTCTCCCGTCCGGAGCGAATCGCGGCGACACTGTCGATAGGAATGCGTGACTTCGCCGTCGCCGCTGCACTCCTCGTCGGAGCCGGGTTCCCGACGGCAGCAACGCTTCCTGCTATCGTGTTCGGCATCGTCGAGATGACGACGAGTGCGGGGCTCGTGAAGTTGTTCAGCCGATCATCCTGAACGTTCTCCTCGGGGCTCCTGTTCGTCCACCCATTCGAGGAGCGGGCCGAGTTTCTCTCTGAGTTCGTCGCCCTTATCGGTGAGTTCGTACTCGACGCGGGGTGGGATCTCCGCGTACTGTTCTCGGGAGAGGTACCCTGCCTTAACGAAGTCGTCGAGGCGGGTCGAGAGTGTCGAACTGCTCACGTCGCCGAAGGCGTTTTCTATGTCGCCGTACCTGGCGGGACCGATTGCGCCGACGATGCAGATCACCTGCATGGCGTAGCGGCGACTCAGCAGGTCCATCACCCCACCCAGCGGGCAGTAACAGTCTATCTCGGTGTTCTTCGATTTGGAGGCGTCGGTTGATGTGTCGGGTATCTTCGCCATAGCTTTCATCCACCGCAGTTCGTTCAATACTTCGGACTTGACAGTATAAGCGTTTCCGGATTCGAAGTAATTCTGTACCATGCGTCAGA
The Halomarina pelagica DNA segment above includes these coding regions:
- a CDS encoding bile acid:sodium symporter family protein; its protein translation is MSDTVVTRVAGFVDEYLLLWVLLSVGIGLLFPSIAVLTPLSTPILAVMIGAVSLTLAPERFRRLRGRTVLTILVVQMGMPLLAFVIARTLGLSLAFTAGFVVLGAVTPELVTPTMTELSGGDTALATVVLVLVGLGTLVFVPGVVTVVLGTSVAVEPLVIVEQLLLAVVLPMSLAVGARYRWPDPIGQYDDLYPSVSGLMVILIIGIVAAANASLVRESGSVLLLVLLGAVVLNGTGYVAGWLASWTFSRPERIAATLSIGMRDFAVAAALLVGAGFPTAATLPAIVFGIVEMTTSAGLVKLFSRSS
- a CDS encoding winged helix-turn-helix transcriptional regulator; translation: MVQNYFESGNAYTVKSEVLNELRWMKAMAKIPDTSTDASKSKNTEIDCYCPLGGVMDLLSRRYAMQVICIVGAIGPARYGDIENAFGDVSSSTLSTRLDDFVKAGYLSREQYAEIPPRVEYELTDKGDELREKLGPLLEWVDEQEPRGERSG